The Cyclobacteriaceae bacterium genome includes a region encoding these proteins:
- a CDS encoding OmpA family protein produces MRNSIILIFILSALIAQSQPVLNTRNKKAIELYVEADNFRVRGEFKQALSLLDQAIDKDENFSEAYFRKALIYKTLRNYSRSNELFNKGLSLTADAKKQKSYFFELGENYLLEGNYQQSLLFLDRYLEAEILNKAKIEQATRWKANDQYAIRNIKEISQFRPHALSDTVNVAPMQYFPVLTADERELIFTRRLGPKDEDTEDLVVSRKDPKGKWMSPVSISPAINSPFNEGTCTISANGRQLIFTSCYGRKGYGSCDLFESKKVGDEWTIPVNLGPEINSPSWESQPSLSADGRTLFFVSERRTGLGKKDIYVSYKLDENRWSKAENLGDKINTPYDEISPFIHVNGRTLFFASNGMPGFGGHDLYRSEKENGQWSEPVNFGYPVNTHEDQFSLFITTDGQHGFYSHEDNEKANSSKIFEINVPEELQLRYKSNYVKGIVRDKKTNKPLNARLELLNMDKNELVSFVRSDSVTGEYLMVLTQGADYGLYVSRPGYLFQSLNFNYQAEGNLIPVSVDVYLEPVEMGATAVLNNLFFDLNKYELKDKSITELDKIIRFLNENPTIRVEISGHTDNAGTPAYNLQLSQKRAQSVSDYLSTHGIEARRLLQKGFGATKPLKPNDSEENRQINRRIEFRVVK; encoded by the coding sequence ATGAGGAATTCAATTATTCTGATTTTCATATTGTCAGCGCTGATCGCTCAATCACAACCTGTTCTCAACACCAGGAATAAAAAGGCGATCGAGCTTTATGTAGAAGCAGATAATTTCCGGGTGCGTGGTGAGTTTAAGCAGGCACTTTCATTGTTGGATCAGGCGATTGATAAGGATGAGAATTTTTCTGAAGCTTATTTTCGCAAGGCCCTTATTTACAAAACCCTCAGGAACTACAGCAGATCCAATGAGCTTTTCAATAAAGGATTAAGTCTTACGGCAGATGCAAAAAAGCAGAAGTCTTATTTCTTTGAGCTTGGCGAGAATTATCTTCTGGAAGGGAACTATCAGCAGTCATTACTTTTTTTAGATCGATATCTGGAGGCAGAAATTCTCAATAAGGCGAAGATCGAGCAGGCAACACGATGGAAAGCAAATGATCAGTATGCTATCCGCAACATAAAAGAAATTTCACAATTCAGACCACACGCATTGAGTGATACGGTCAATGTTGCGCCGATGCAATATTTTCCGGTGCTTACTGCAGATGAGCGTGAGCTTATTTTTACGCGAAGGCTGGGGCCAAAGGATGAGGATACAGAAGATCTTGTGGTCTCCAGAAAAGATCCTAAAGGAAAATGGATGAGTCCTGTCTCCATATCTCCAGCCATCAATTCACCCTTCAATGAAGGAACGTGCACGATCTCTGCCAATGGACGTCAGTTAATTTTTACTTCCTGTTATGGAAGGAAGGGATACGGTAGTTGTGATCTTTTTGAGAGTAAGAAAGTAGGAGACGAGTGGACCATACCCGTTAATCTTGGACCTGAGATCAATTCTCCATCATGGGAATCACAACCTTCCCTGTCTGCTGATGGAAGAACATTGTTCTTTGTTTCTGAACGCCGTACCGGTCTTGGCAAAAAAGATATATACGTTTCTTACAAGCTTGATGAAAATCGTTGGTCGAAGGCTGAAAATCTCGGAGACAAAATCAATACACCCTATGATGAGATATCTCCCTTCATTCATGTAAATGGACGAACACTTTTCTTTGCTTCCAATGGTATGCCTGGATTCGGTGGTCACGATCTTTATCGCAGTGAAAAGGAAAATGGTCAATGGAGCGAGCCAGTAAATTTTGGTTATCCTGTAAATACGCATGAAGATCAGTTCTCACTTTTCATCACAACCGATGGTCAGCATGGATTCTATTCCCATGAAGACAATGAAAAAGCAAACTCTTCAAAAATATTTGAGATCAATGTTCCGGAAGAACTCCAGCTTCGTTACAAAAGCAATTATGTTAAAGGAATTGTTCGGGACAAAAAGACCAACAAGCCATTAAACGCGCGTCTTGAATTATTGAATATGGATAAGAATGAGCTCGTGTCATTCGTTCGTTCTGATTCTGTAACAGGGGAATATCTGATGGTGCTTACACAAGGAGCAGATTATGGATTATACGTTAGCCGACCTGGCTATCTGTTTCAAAGTTTGAATTTCAATTATCAGGCGGAAGGAAATCTGATTCCGGTTTCCGTGGATGTATATCTTGAGCCTGTTGAGATGGGAGCGACCGCAGTTCTGAACAATTTATTTTTTGACCTTAATAAATATGAGCTGAAGGATAAATCTATTACCGAACTGGATAAGATCATCCGGTTCCTGAACGAAAATCCCACCATCAGAGTGGAGATCAGCGGCCATACCGATAATGCCGGTACACCTGCCTATAACCTTCAACTTTCTCAGAAACGTGCGCAATCGGTTTCAGACTATCTGAGCACGCATGGCATTGAAGCCAGACGATTGCTCCAGAAAGGTTTTGGGGCAACCAAGCCTCTTAAGCCTAATGACTCAGAAGAGAACAGGCAAATAAATCGCCGGATTGAATTCAGAGTCGTGAAATAA